In Geminocystis sp. NIES-3709, a single genomic region encodes these proteins:
- a CDS encoding NAD-dependent malic enzyme yields MVDLTPNSSFSLTVRLELINRAGTLAKVTKAIADVGGSLGQVSLIERNLKTIKRELQIDASSTEHAEKIVNAIKSVSEVQILHVSDRTFDIHRGGKIRIQNRISINSSSDLAMAYTPGVGRICKAIHEEPEKVFSLTIKSNSVAIVTDGSAVLGLGNLGPEAALPVMEGKSMLFKEFADIDAFPICLATQDVEEIIKTVKNIAPVFGGVNLEDIAAPRCFEIEKRLQEELDIPIFHDDQHGTAIVTVAALINALKLVKKEMETIRVVINGAGAAGIAIANLLNKAHCTNITLCDSKGIISLERPNLTSEKQYFAVEKGGLLADALMDADVFIGVSAPKVVTPDMVKSMAKDPIIFAMANPIPEIQPELIQDIAAVIATGRSDYPNQINNVLAFPGLFRGALDCRATTLTTEMYLQAAKAIASLVSPSILDKEHIVPSVFDNRVATTVSAAVQQAAREAGVARL; encoded by the coding sequence ATGGTAGATTTAACCCCTAACTCTAGTTTTAGTTTAACAGTTCGTTTAGAATTAATAAATCGTGCTGGTACACTGGCAAAAGTAACCAAAGCTATCGCTGATGTTGGCGGTAGTCTAGGTCAAGTATCCCTCATCGAGCGTAACTTGAAAACCATCAAAAGAGAGTTACAGATTGACGCATCTAGTACCGAACACGCTGAGAAAATTGTTAATGCCATCAAGTCTGTATCTGAAGTACAAATTCTTCATGTAAGCGATCGAACTTTTGATATTCATAGGGGAGGCAAAATTCGCATTCAAAATCGTATAAGTATTAACTCCTCCTCTGATTTAGCTATGGCTTACACTCCGGGAGTGGGACGTATTTGTAAAGCTATCCATGAAGAACCTGAAAAAGTATTCTCTTTAACCATTAAAAGTAATAGTGTAGCGATCGTTACTGATGGTAGTGCAGTATTAGGGTTAGGAAATTTAGGCCCCGAAGCCGCATTACCCGTGATGGAAGGGAAATCGATGTTATTCAAAGAATTTGCCGATATAGACGCATTTCCCATTTGTTTAGCAACTCAGGATGTAGAAGAAATTATCAAAACTGTCAAAAATATCGCACCAGTATTTGGAGGGGTTAACCTTGAAGATATTGCCGCACCCCGTTGTTTTGAAATTGAGAAAAGACTGCAAGAGGAGTTAGATATTCCTATCTTCCACGATGATCAACATGGTACTGCGATCGTAACAGTAGCCGCTTTAATTAATGCTTTAAAACTGGTTAAAAAAGAAATGGAAACCATTAGAGTTGTTATCAATGGTGCCGGAGCGGCAGGAATTGCCATTGCCAATCTCTTAAATAAAGCTCATTGTACTAATATTACTCTTTGTGACTCGAAAGGTATTATAAGTCTCGAGCGACCAAATTTAACCTCAGAAAAACAATATTTTGCCGTAGAAAAAGGTGGATTATTAGCAGATGCTTTAATGGATGCAGATGTATTTATAGGAGTGAGTGCGCCTAAAGTCGTAACCCCTGACATGGTAAAAAGTATGGCAAAAGATCCTATTATCTTTGCTATGGCTAACCCTATCCCTGAAATTCAACCCGAATTAATCCAAGACATAGCGGCGGTTATTGCCACAGGTAGAAGTGATTACCCCAATCAAATCAATAACGTTTTAGCCTTCCCTGGCCTATTTAGAGGGGCATTAGATTGTCGTGCTACTACTTTAACTACCGAAATGTATCTTCAAGCCGCTAAAGCGATCGCCTCTTTAGTCTCTCCTAGTATATTAGATAAAGAACATATTGTTCCTTCTGTGTTCGATAATCGAGTAGCCACCACCGTATCCGCCGCCGTACAACAGGCAGCCAGAGAAGCAGGAGTTGCTAGACTTTAA
- a CDS encoding septal ring lytic transglycosylase RlpA family protein gives MNLKNKLITKLLIISSFIISPTQAIAGTTATYYSDAYQGKKMANGQRFSQNSNAVASNQYKIGTRLRICHQNRCVTGVVKDKCRCSLDLSKGLFRQLASLKKGSISVRVSKI, from the coding sequence ATGAATTTAAAAAACAAACTAATAACTAAACTCTTGATTATTTCTAGTTTCATTATATCCCCAACTCAAGCAATAGCAGGAACTACCGCTACTTATTATTCTGATGCTTACCAAGGGAAAAAAATGGCTAATGGGCAAAGATTCAGCCAAAATTCTAATGCTGTTGCCAGTAACCAGTATAAAATTGGCACTCGTCTCCGTATTTGTCATCAAAATCGTTGCGTTACTGGAGTAGTCAAAGATAAATGTCGTTGCTCATTAGATTTATCAAAAGGACTTTTTCGTCAGTTAGCATCTTTAAAAAAAGGTAGTATTTCTGTTCGAGTTTCTAAAATTTAA
- a CDS encoding histone deacetylase: MVKVIFSERFLDHKTGRFHPESPQRLTAIQQRLMNGVCKDKLHWLEPRSNEENQALYWVQKIHDHNYIDRIKTIASRGGGKLDEDTAVSAQSYDVALLAVGAWLDGVNQVLGDNQPCFILARPPGHHATAKIGMGFCLFSNAAIAANYALTLKGVEKVAILDWDVHHGNGTEDIIADNPNIIYCSLHQYPCYPGTGKVSDRGCYDNVLNIPLEPRNTIKEYEGYFQYKVIPFITQFQPDLLIVSAGYDANYHDPLASMSLFPQDYYILTQHCLKITKKVVFGLEGGYHLEALAESVEQTLLSCLEFNP; the protein is encoded by the coding sequence ATGGTAAAAGTTATTTTTTCCGAGCGCTTTTTAGATCATAAAACGGGAAGATTTCACCCTGAATCTCCTCAACGGTTAACGGCTATTCAACAACGATTGATGAATGGGGTATGTAAGGATAAGCTACACTGGTTAGAACCTCGATCGAATGAGGAAAACCAAGCCTTATATTGGGTACAAAAAATCCATGATCATAATTATATCGATCGAATCAAAACGATCGCCTCTCGTGGTGGTGGAAAATTAGATGAAGATACCGCCGTATCTGCTCAAAGTTATGATGTTGCTTTACTGGCAGTAGGCGCGTGGTTAGATGGAGTAAATCAAGTTTTAGGAGATAATCAACCTTGTTTTATTTTAGCCCGTCCTCCGGGTCATCATGCAACGGCGAAGATCGGTATGGGTTTTTGTCTTTTTTCTAATGCGGCGATCGCCGCAAATTATGCGTTAACTTTAAAAGGAGTCGAAAAAGTTGCTATTTTAGATTGGGATGTACATCACGGTAATGGTACAGAAGACATTATTGCCGATAATCCTAATATTATTTATTGTTCCCTTCATCAATACCCTTGTTATCCGGGTACGGGAAAAGTCAGCGATCGAGGATGTTATGATAATGTTTTAAATATTCCGCTCGAACCTAGAAATACTATTAAAGAATATGAAGGATATTTTCAATACAAAGTAATTCCTTTTATTACTCAATTTCAACCAGATTTATTAATTGTTAGTGCCGGATATGATGCAAACTATCATGATCCTCTTGCATCAATGTCTTTATTTCCTCAAGACTATTATATTCTTACTCAACACTGTTTAAAAATTACGAAGAAGGTAGTTTTTGGGTTAGAAGGAGGATACCATTTAGAAGCCCTAGCCGAATCTGTAGAACAAACTTTGCTTTCTTGTTTAGAATTTAATCCTTAA
- a CDS encoding RNA-binding protein — protein sequence MSVRLYVKLPKAELEKEGFEKMFSEFEPSFTTKLIKERKKNECRGFGFVTVPTDEDADLFISKYNEQVFVYNGEPFKDENGADFILLIEKALPRTKGDKEDNGATAEVEASEVQSDTENDNVALTTPTEVNTVKPSRREGPKKTNGKKGRKGGGGKQKGDKPVSVSESIQPDPRWANELSKLKEMFAAQTPN from the coding sequence ATGTCTGTACGTCTTTATGTGAAATTACCAAAAGCAGAGTTAGAAAAAGAAGGTTTTGAAAAAATGTTCAGTGAATTTGAGCCTTCTTTCACTACTAAGCTAATTAAAGAGCGTAAAAAGAATGAGTGTCGTGGCTTTGGTTTTGTAACTGTACCTACTGATGAAGATGCAGATTTATTTATTAGTAAATATAATGAGCAAGTTTTCGTTTATAATGGGGAACCTTTTAAAGATGAAAATGGTGCTGATTTTATCTTATTAATCGAAAAAGCCCTACCTCGCACAAAAGGGGATAAAGAAGATAATGGTGCAACGGCTGAAGTTGAAGCTAGTGAGGTACAATCTGATACTGAAAATGATAATGTTGCATTAACTACTCCTACAGAAGTAAACACTGTTAAACCTAGTCGTCGTGAGGGCCCTAAGAAAACTAATGGGAAAAAAGGTCGTAAAGGTGGCGGTGGAAAACAGAAAGGTGATAAACCAGTTTCTGTTTCTGAATCTATTCAACCTGATCCTCGTTGGGCTAATGAGTTAAGCAAGTTAAAAGAAATGTTTGCAGCTCAAACTCCTAATTAG
- a CDS encoding NblA/ycf18 family protein, giving the protein MSNSMELSLEQQFNLRSFQTQVDKMSREQAKEFLLKLYEEMLVRENVYKDVLKHQWGLGD; this is encoded by the coding sequence ATGTCTAATTCTATGGAATTGTCTCTCGAACAACAATTTAATTTACGTTCGTTTCAAACTCAAGTAGATAAAATGAGTCGGGAACAAGCGAAAGAATTTTTACTAAAATTATATGAGGAAATGTTAGTTAGGGAAAATGTATATAAAGATGTCCTCAAACATCAATGGGGACTTGGGGATTAG
- a CDS encoding sirohydrochlorin chelatase — translation MQTLPITQISSNYNNIVLKPLPYQRPLLMIGHGTRDEQGRQVFMDFVHTYQELDRSRPVISCFLELTEPNIMQGVEYCIKQGYEEISALPILLFAARHNKFDVTNELDRCRLKYPQLQFYYGRHFGITPSIINLWQNRLAQLDNPEHNSHNISRAETVLLFVGRGSSDPDANGDVYKLARILWEGSGYNTVETCFIGITHPRLEEGFRRALLYQPKRIIVLPYFLFMGALMKKIYAITEEHQNQYPHIDITCLPEMGIQPELLKLIRDREIETHKGEVKMNCEMCKFRLNALANDDHHHHHHDHNHGHHNHHHDSDPLIDPIAYHERIWQTP, via the coding sequence ATGCAAACTCTCCCTATAACTCAAATATCATCAAACTATAACAACATTGTTTTAAAACCTTTACCTTACCAACGCCCGTTACTAATGATTGGTCATGGTACAAGAGATGAACAAGGTCGTCAAGTTTTTATGGATTTTGTTCACACCTATCAAGAATTAGATCGATCGAGGCCTGTAATATCTTGTTTTTTGGAGTTGACTGAACCCAATATAATGCAAGGAGTTGAATACTGTATTAAACAAGGTTATGAAGAAATTTCTGCTTTGCCGATACTTTTATTTGCCGCTCGTCACAATAAATTTGATGTAACCAATGAGTTAGATAGATGTAGGCTTAAATATCCTCAGTTACAGTTTTATTATGGAAGACACTTTGGCATTACCCCCAGCATTATCAATTTATGGCAAAATCGTCTTGCTCAATTAGATAACCCAGAACACAATTCCCACAATATTTCTAGGGCAGAAACGGTATTATTATTTGTCGGTAGGGGATCAAGTGATCCAGATGCCAATGGAGATGTTTACAAATTAGCTCGTATTTTGTGGGAAGGTAGCGGATACAATACCGTTGAAACTTGCTTTATCGGAATCACTCATCCTCGTTTAGAAGAAGGATTTCGCCGAGCTTTGTTATATCAACCAAAAAGAATTATTGTTCTTCCTTATTTTCTATTTATGGGAGCTTTGATGAAAAAAATATATGCTATTACTGAAGAACACCAAAATCAGTATCCCCACATTGACATAACTTGTTTGCCAGAAATGGGGATTCAACCAGAGTTATTGAAGTTGATTAGGGATAGAGAAATTGAAACCCATAAGGGGGAAGTTAAGATGAATTGTGAGATGTGTAAATTTCGTCTGAATGCTTTGGCAAATGATGATCACCATCACCACCATCACGATCATAATCATGGACACCATAATCACCATCATGATAGCGATCCATTAATCGACCCGATCGCTTACCATGAGAGAATTTGGCAAACCCCTTAA
- a CDS encoding carbon dioxide-concentrating mechanism protein CcmK, whose translation MPEAVGVIQTLGFPAILAAADTMVKAARVTLVYFDKAEKGDFVIAIRGPVSEVKRAMAEGIKEAGNVFGGVVQTHYIIPNPPPNVVDVLPIEYTEKSQPYRF comes from the coding sequence ATGCCTGAAGCAGTAGGAGTTATTCAAACTTTAGGATTTCCCGCTATCTTAGCGGCCGCAGACACTATGGTTAAAGCGGCAAGGGTTACTTTAGTTTATTTTGATAAAGCAGAAAAAGGTGATTTTGTCATCGCTATTCGAGGGCCTGTTTCTGAGGTTAAAAGGGCTATGGCTGAAGGTATCAAAGAAGCAGGAAATGTTTTCGGAGGGGTAGTGCAAACTCACTATATTATCCCTAATCCTCCTCCCAATGTGGTGGATGTTTTACCGATCGAATATACAGAAAAATCTCAACCTTATCGCTTTTAA
- a CDS encoding carbon dioxide-concentrating mechanism protein CcmK: protein MPSQSAVGSIETRGFPGILAAADAMVKAGRVTLVGYIRVGSARFNVNIRGDVSEVKTAMAAGIDAVGKVEGAILESWVIIPRPHENICAVLPIDYSESVEIYRQAVEGVALPPAR, encoded by the coding sequence ATGCCTTCACAGTCAGCAGTAGGATCTATTGAAACAAGAGGATTTCCCGGAATTTTAGCCGCCGCCGATGCAATGGTTAAAGCCGGTAGAGTAACTCTTGTGGGTTATATTCGTGTGGGAAGCGCCCGTTTTAACGTTAATATTAGAGGGGATGTTTCTGAAGTTAAAACCGCTATGGCGGCGGGTATCGATGCAGTAGGAAAAGTAGAAGGTGCTATTCTTGAGTCTTGGGTTATTATTCCTCGCCCCCACGAAAATATTTGCGCTGTATTGCCGATCGACTACTCAGAATCCGTTGAAATTTATCGCCAAGCCGTTGAGGGTGTAGCCTTACCTCCTGCCCGTTAA
- a CDS encoding aminopeptidase P N-terminal domain-containing protein has product MIAFTEYQQRRQKFMSTIGKGVAVFRSAPHAVMHNDVEYVYRQDSDFYYLTGFNESEAVAVFAPNHEEHQFILFVQPKDLASEIWTGYRVGVEGAKDLYGADVVYPINELDEKLPQYLITGDRVYYHLGRDLPFNEKIIYHWQKLIASYPKTGQSPTALEDSNFVLHPLRLVKSEGEITMIRKATEISVKGHQRAREFAQPGRYEYEVQAEIEHTFRQLGGDGVAYPSIVASGGNSCILHYIENNRKMEAGDLLLIDAGCCYGYYNGDITRTFPVDGKYTPQQKDIYQLVLSAQTQAIEQVKPGNTYNQFHEKAVEVLVEGLKELKLLQGDTKEIIEQEKYKPFYMHRTGHWLGLDVHDAGSYKQDKENWLTFQPGNIVTVEPGIYISPYITPFEGQPEISDMWKGIGVRIEDDVLVTESGNEVLTSDIEK; this is encoded by the coding sequence ATGATTGCTTTTACAGAATATCAACAACGTCGGCAAAAATTTATGAGTACCATTGGCAAAGGGGTTGCGGTGTTTCGTAGCGCACCTCATGCGGTGATGCACAATGATGTAGAATATGTTTATCGTCAAGATAGTGACTTTTATTATTTGACGGGATTTAATGAATCAGAAGCAGTCGCTGTTTTCGCACCTAATCATGAAGAACATCAATTCATTCTTTTTGTACAACCCAAAGATTTAGCCTCAGAAATTTGGACAGGTTATCGGGTTGGTGTTGAAGGAGCTAAAGATCTTTACGGTGCTGATGTGGTTTATCCTATTAATGAGTTAGACGAAAAATTACCTCAATATCTCATTACGGGCGATCGAGTTTACTATCATTTAGGTAGAGATTTACCTTTCAATGAAAAAATTATCTACCATTGGCAAAAGTTAATTGCTAGTTATCCCAAAACAGGACAATCACCCACAGCTCTCGAAGATAGTAATTTTGTTTTACATCCTTTACGGTTAGTAAAAAGTGAAGGAGAAATTACCATGATACGCAAAGCAACGGAAATTTCTGTAAAAGGACATCAACGGGCGCGAGAATTTGCTCAACCCGGACGTTATGAGTATGAAGTTCAAGCAGAAATTGAGCATACTTTTAGACAATTGGGAGGAGATGGTGTTGCTTATCCCTCGATCGTAGCATCAGGAGGAAACTCTTGTATTTTGCACTATATCGAAAATAACCGCAAAATGGAAGCAGGAGATTTATTGTTAATTGATGCAGGATGCTGTTATGGGTATTATAACGGTGATATTACTCGCACTTTTCCTGTAGATGGTAAATATACTCCCCAACAAAAAGACATTTATCAGTTAGTTTTATCTGCCCAAACCCAAGCTATAGAGCAAGTGAAACCGGGCAACACCTATAATCAATTTCATGAAAAAGCAGTAGAAGTATTAGTAGAAGGGTTAAAAGAACTTAAATTGTTACAAGGAGATACCAAAGAAATAATCGAACAAGAAAAATATAAACCCTTCTATATGCACCGTACAGGGCATTGGCTAGGATTAGATGTTCATGATGCTGGATCTTATAAACAAGATAAAGAAAATTGGCTCACTTTTCAACCCGGAAATATTGTTACTGTTGAGCCCGGTATTTATATTTCACCTTATATTACTCCTTTTGAGGGACAGCCAGAAATTTCTGATATGTGGAAGGGAATCGGTGTCAGAATCGAAGATGATGTATTAGTTACGGAGTCGGGGAATGAAGTTTTAACCAGTGACATTGAAAAGTAA